One Acutalibacter muris DNA window includes the following coding sequences:
- a CDS encoding anaerobic sulfatase maturase has product MSGEKRPFVVMAKPVGSRCNMLCSYCYYLEKGKYSSHRKQGRMSNALLEQLIEQAIAASPGPEVSFVWHGGEPTLAGLGFYRRAVELQKKHLPKGWQAWNNLQTNGLLLNKEWCRFLRENRFDVGLSIDGGETVHDANRRDLGGRPTYERVRQAVRLLHDAGIQPDLLCTVNAATAADPEGTYRALEELGCVWVQFMPIVVKLPEGSFSAESVTPEGYGDFLCRVFDLWVHSGLGKLDIQLFAETSRILAGGQASLCWMAPQCGRAPVVEEDGGVYACDHFVDPEHRLGTLDGKELSDLLGCSAMEDFGRAKRENLPAECTECPWYRFCGGGCPKDRFKGSSYYLCGGLKRLFAHSVPVLERLMELSRQGLGPGTIMKRISEGNLI; this is encoded by the coding sequence ATGAGCGGGGAAAAGCGGCCCTTTGTGGTGATGGCAAAGCCAGTGGGGTCACGGTGCAATATGCTCTGCTCCTACTGCTACTACCTGGAGAAGGGCAAATATTCCTCGCACAGAAAGCAGGGCCGCATGAGCAATGCCCTGCTGGAGCAGCTTATAGAGCAGGCAATAGCCGCAAGCCCCGGCCCGGAGGTCTCCTTTGTCTGGCACGGGGGCGAACCCACCCTGGCGGGGCTTGGCTTCTACCGGCGGGCGGTGGAGCTGCAAAAGAAGCACCTGCCAAAGGGCTGGCAGGCCTGGAACAATTTGCAGACCAATGGCCTGCTGCTGAATAAGGAGTGGTGCCGGTTTCTGAGGGAGAACCGCTTTGACGTGGGCCTGAGTATTGACGGCGGCGAAACCGTCCACGACGCTAACCGCCGAGACCTTGGGGGCAGGCCAACATACGAACGAGTCCGCCAGGCGGTGCGGCTGCTGCATGATGCGGGCATACAGCCCGATTTATTGTGCACGGTGAACGCCGCCACGGCGGCGGACCCGGAGGGAACCTATAGGGCGCTGGAGGAACTGGGCTGCGTGTGGGTGCAGTTCATGCCCATCGTGGTAAAGCTCCCTGAGGGGAGCTTCTCTGCGGAGTCGGTCACGCCCGAGGGGTACGGGGACTTTCTCTGCCGGGTATTTGACCTGTGGGTACATAGCGGCCTTGGGAAGCTTGACATACAGCTTTTTGCCGAGACGTCCAGGATACTGGCGGGAGGACAGGCCAGCCTTTGCTGGATGGCCCCACAGTGCGGCAGGGCCCCGGTGGTGGAGGAGGACGGAGGTGTTTACGCCTGCGACCACTTCGTTGACCCGGAGCACCGGCTGGGCACACTGGACGGCAAGGAGCTTTCGGACCTGCTGGGCTGCTCCGCCATGGAGGACTTCGGCAGGGCAAAGCGCGAAAATCTACCTGCCGAGTGCACAGAGTGCCCTTGGTATAGATTCTGCGGTGGCGGCTGCCCGAAGGACAGGTTTAAGGGCTCGTCCTATTACCTGTGCGGGGGACTGAAGCGGCTGTTTGCCCACAGTGTGCCGGTGCTGGAGCGCCTTATGGAGCTGAGCCGCCAAGGACTTGGGCCGGGGACCATCATGAAGCGAATCTCTGAGGGAAACTTAATATAG
- a CDS encoding HAD family hydrolase: protein MIKAAFFDIDGTLLDHSGDKSIFHDSAAAALTALQRKGIKVFVSTGRGPALLGEIREMFPFDGFVTFNGQLVLERDGTILHRLGHSPEEARTLVELARRAGLPGMVMGEGESWPLIDAPQVRGLYKWLGQEFPPLYDTKLAEEKPVIQLTLYESQETAGKALSPVKGAEVVACGPGMVDVIPKGGGKEAGLEAVIRHYGFKREETAAFGDGMNDLGMIRWAGTGVAMGNAEPEVKAVADYVTTPVWEDGVKNALLHLGILTDGDFQ from the coding sequence ATGATTAAAGCGGCATTTTTCGATATCGACGGCACCCTCCTGGACCATTCCGGAGATAAAAGTATATTCCACGATTCCGCCGCAGCGGCTCTGACTGCTCTACAGCGCAAGGGCATAAAGGTGTTCGTATCCACCGGCCGGGGACCCGCGCTTCTGGGGGAGATACGAGAAATGTTCCCCTTTGACGGCTTTGTTACCTTTAACGGCCAGCTGGTGCTGGAGAGGGACGGTACTATACTGCACCGCCTTGGCCACAGCCCAGAGGAGGCGCGAACCCTAGTTGAGCTGGCCCGGAGGGCTGGCCTTCCCGGGATGGTGATGGGCGAAGGAGAGTCCTGGCCTCTGATTGACGCCCCACAGGTGCGCGGACTCTATAAGTGGCTGGGCCAGGAGTTCCCGCCGCTGTACGACACGAAGCTGGCGGAGGAGAAGCCCGTTATACAGCTTACCCTCTATGAATCCCAGGAGACGGCTGGTAAGGCCCTCTCCCCAGTGAAGGGGGCCGAGGTGGTGGCCTGTGGGCCGGGAATGGTAGACGTGATACCCAAGGGCGGCGGCAAGGAGGCCGGGCTGGAGGCGGTCATCAGACATTATGGCTTTAAGCGTGAGGAGACGGCGGCCTTTGGAGACGGCATGAACGACCTGGGGATGATAAGATGGGCCGGGACTGGGGTGGCCATGGGCAACGCCGAGCCCGAGGTAAAGGCCGTGGCGGACTATGTCACCACGCCGGTCTGGGAGGACGGCGTTAAGAACGCGCTGCTCCACCTGGGCATACTGACAGACGGAGATTTCCAGTAA
- a CDS encoding TPM domain-containing protein — MVIWLSPAALAAVPDRPDNKYVLDTARVLSEGTERRIIAENQELFEECGGEIVVVAVDFLGGQDIEDYTYKMFNSWGVGSQERNNGILLVLAIGEENYYIQAGYGIEDYFDTLFLSDILEEQLEPDFAAGDYDAGVKKTFDALISELRSYYDSGPGREAPAPGQEYDYSDEDWDEDWGFSGLRELKTIAFALVRVVVIVAVLLFVFSLFRGSGGSGPRGGGGGGGFWRGMWLGSMLNGRRRTYWGPPPPPPPPPPPGGHRPGGFGGFGGFGGGSRGGFSGGGRSHGGGAGRGFGGGGGFHGGGGSHGGGAGRR; from the coding sequence ATGGTTATCTGGCTATCCCCGGCGGCTCTTGCCGCCGTGCCCGACCGGCCGGACAATAAATACGTGCTTGATACCGCCAGAGTGCTCTCCGAGGGCACCGAGCGCAGAATAATTGCCGAGAACCAGGAGCTTTTCGAGGAGTGCGGCGGGGAGATCGTGGTGGTGGCGGTGGACTTCCTGGGCGGACAGGACATCGAGGACTATACCTATAAGATGTTTAACTCCTGGGGTGTAGGCTCCCAGGAGCGCAATAATGGCATACTTCTGGTGTTGGCTATAGGCGAGGAGAACTACTATATCCAGGCGGGCTATGGCATAGAGGACTATTTCGACACCCTCTTTCTAAGTGATATTTTGGAGGAACAGTTGGAGCCGGACTTTGCCGCCGGGGACTATGACGCGGGGGTTAAGAAGACCTTTGACGCGCTTATTTCAGAGCTGCGCTCCTATTATGACAGTGGCCCCGGCAGGGAGGCCCCCGCCCCCGGGCAGGAGTATGACTACAGCGATGAGGACTGGGACGAGGACTGGGGTTTCAGCGGGCTTCGGGAGCTGAAGACGATTGCTTTTGCCCTTGTCCGGGTGGTGGTCATCGTGGCGGTCCTACTGTTCGTGTTCAGCCTGTTCAGGGGCTCCGGCGGCAGCGGGCCCAGAGGTGGTGGCGGTGGCGGAGGCTTCTGGCGGGGTATGTGGCTTGGCAGTATGCTGAACGGCCGCCGCAGGACCTATTGGGGCCCGCCCCCGCCGCCCCCGCCGCCCCCGCCGCCCGGAGGGCATAGGCCCGGCGGATTCGGAGGTTTCGGCGGCTTTGGTGGAGGCTCCCGGGGAGGCTTCAGCGGCGGTGGACGCTCCCACGGCGGCGGAGCCGGCCGGGGCTTCGGCGGTGGCGGCGGTTTCCATGGGGGCGGAGGCTCTCATGGCGGCGGAGCCGGAAGACGGTAA
- a CDS encoding dienelactone hydrolase family protein, whose amino-acid sequence MWNNFQTDAYEGLIAETISVTGHGGKPVRAYYSRPLGEGPFPGILLIHHMPGWDQFTRETARRFAAQGYSVISPNLYEDFGHGTPEEVAERAREQGGMVDKDVMEDCDGALSFLRSQPNASGRVGVIGMCSGGRHTFLAACTLEGIDCAVDCWGGGVVCPPEQLTPQRPVQPLDYAEKLICPLLGIFGNEDWSPTKEDVDVLEARLKELGKDYEFHRYDGAAHGFWYYHRPMYKHEQAMDSLEKVLAFFEKHLK is encoded by the coding sequence ATGTGGAACAACTTTCAAACCGACGCCTATGAGGGCCTGATCGCCGAAACCATCAGCGTTACCGGCCACGGCGGCAAACCCGTCCGCGCCTATTACTCCCGGCCCCTAGGGGAGGGCCCCTTCCCGGGCATACTCCTTATCCACCACATGCCCGGCTGGGACCAGTTCACCCGGGAGACTGCCCGCCGCTTTGCCGCCCAGGGCTACAGCGTCATATCCCCCAACCTCTATGAGGACTTTGGCCACGGCACCCCAGAGGAGGTGGCGGAACGGGCCCGGGAACAGGGCGGCATGGTGGACAAGGACGTGATGGAGGACTGTGACGGCGCCTTGAGCTTCCTGCGCAGCCAGCCAAACGCCAGCGGCAGGGTTGGCGTTATCGGGATGTGCTCCGGGGGTAGGCATACCTTTTTGGCCGCCTGCACGCTAGAGGGCATCGACTGCGCCGTGGACTGCTGGGGCGGCGGAGTGGTCTGCCCGCCGGAGCAGCTTACTCCTCAGCGGCCGGTGCAGCCTTTGGACTACGCGGAGAAGCTCATCTGCCCGCTGCTGGGCATCTTCGGCAACGAGGACTGGAGCCCCACTAAGGAGGACGTGGACGTTCTGGAGGCGCGGCTTAAAGAGCTAGGCAAGGACTATGAGTTCCACAGATACGACGGCGCGGCCCACGGTTTCTGGTACTACCACCGGCCCATGTACAAGCACGAGCAGGCCATGGACTCCCTCGAGAAGGTGCTGGCCTTCTTTGAAAAGCACCTGAAATGA